Proteins encoded together in one Impatiens glandulifera chromosome 1, dImpGla2.1, whole genome shotgun sequence window:
- the LOC124922196 gene encoding NDR1/HIN1-like protein 1 codes for MSDEECIHHKSKQNKKIRQYIIAILIITFTILLIFLITWAILQPKKPHFLLQDATLFNFNISSPNLVSSNFQITLTSHNPNERIGLYYDNLNAYAVYQNQQITFFTAVPPVYQGHKGTNVWSPFLYGVDVPIAPYNGVTLRQDQTEGVTKLLIKIDGRVRWKVGAFTTGRYHIRIRCQAIINFGNRVSDGVFVSSGAVKYQLYKSCGVSV; via the coding sequence ATGTCCGACGAAGAATGTATCCACcacaaatcaaaacaaaacaagaaaatcCGTCAATACATAATCGCCATTCTCATCATCACTTTCACAATCCTCCTAATCTTTCTCATAACATGGGCAATCCTCCAACCCAAAAAACCCCATTTCCTTCTCCAAGACGCCACCCTCTTCAATTTCAACATCTCCTCTCCAAATCTCGTCTcctcaaattttcaaataaccctcaCTTCCCACAACCCTAACGAAAGAATCGGCCTTTATTACGACAATCTCAACGCCTACGCCGTTTATCAGAATCAACAAATCACCTTCTTCACCGCCGTTCCTCCCGTTTACCAGGGTCATAAGGGCACTAACGTCTGGTCGCCGTTTCTGTACGGCGTTGATGTTCCGATTGCTCCGTACAACGGCGTTACACTAAGGCAGGATCAGACTGAAGGAGTGACTAAACTTCTGATTAAGATTGACGGACGGGTCAGGTGGAAAGTCGGGGCTTTTACGACGGGTCGGTATCATATACGGATTCGATGTCAGGCTATTATTAACTTTGGGAATCGGGTAAGTGACGGCGTCTTTGTGTCGTCCGGTGCCGTGAAATATCAGCTTTATAAGAGTTGCGGAGTTAGCGTATAG